ctaaatataaagaatatcattatatattccCAATCAGcagacaatattttaaaaatgttttttaaatatttatttttgattaattatacatttaatgcaaaacatgtttattaaacattaaaataatatttattttacatttatatttcatttataatttatatattaaataaacatttaaaaaataattattttatattaaatttacatttattttatatttactagttattttgcaacaaacatttaaaaatcatttgttgaacgtttgtttaatatttcttttatatttaatttttatttatttcatatttactaATCATTTTGCAACGAAAacttaaaaatcatttttttaacgtttgtttcatatttattttatatttaattaacacttattttatatttattagacatTTACAACgaacatttaacaattatttttttcacattttttcatatttattttatatttaatttttatttatttcatatttactaGTTATTTAGCAACGAACacttaaaaatcatttttttcatgttttgtttttatttatttcatatttaattaacatttattttatatttattagtcaTTTACAACGAACAATtaacaatcattttttttacgtttatttcatatttaattttcatttatttcatatttactgGTCATTTAGCAACGAACacttaaaaatcatttttttcatgttttgtttttatttatttcatatttaattaacatttattttatatttattagtcaTTTACAACgaacaattaacaattattctttttacgtttatttcatatttaattttcatttattttgattgtttttttgcaacatgcaaaatttatcatttataacaaaatttttaaataaataatatgtataaaaattaaaaaaaattatattttataataatattataataatattaaaacgattttgaaataaatttaaattaaatataaaaaataaatataagacaaacgtgaaaaaataattgttaaatattcgtTGTAAATGactaataaatatgaaataaatgtaaatttaatataaaaaaatattaaacacatattccaaaaatgatttttaaatgttcgTTGCAAAATGACtagtaaatatgaaataaatgtaaagtaaatataaaataattattttcaaaatgtttatttaatatatagattacaaataaaatataaatataaaataaatattattctaatatttaataaacacgttttgcattaaatgtgtaattaatcaaaaataaatatttaaaaaagattttaaatatctgctgcataatgttgaaataattaataataattaataataacacaatATCATACTTTTTCCAAGGTTGTAAATCTCGAAAAAGTATTTCACATTGTATGTCTGCTCTTCTCTATTCGATAGATGAACCAATCGCGCACACGAACCGATTGGCTCTCACTTGTGCATTCGTGCCGGCTCTTATATCTTGTATCATTAGGTGCGTTCAGCAAACTCAACAGTTGTAGATTTTCCGCTGAATCTCGACGTTAATTTATTGGTTCTAAAATGATATGAGCCAGTCACATTTGATTGTTACTAAGCggtttgttctgctgaacgcggcCATTGATTATGACGTTATGGTTTCTGCATATAGAACGCGACAATGCTTGCAACGCGGCAAGACGCAACGCGGTaaccaatcaattttttgctCTTATGGAAAAGTTGTAAGTTGATTGGCTACCACGTCGTCTTTTGCTGCGCAGCAAATGTTATCGCGTCCTGTGTGCAGAAGCCATCTTCTATCTTCTATTATCTTCTATCGTGCAATCGTGCTCAGTGCTCAGTCGTGCTTGAATTCGATCAGCCAAGTGTGTATTTTATACGagtacataaatatatcaagAAGCATTATTACTTTTGCATCAATAAGTTATCGCAggtatgtatgtaataataatataatcttatcaaataaattaaaaacacattaaaaaaacaaaaccgGATGAAAATATAACCTCTCTGGTGCGGTACATATATGGCACGTGGTCTTTCTTTGTGAGGAAATCTATTTTTGCATCATTTTTATACTTCTAGCATcgtttctatatttttgtttacatttttctactattttttaaaataaattactgctattataaatgaaaaatgcagaaagtttaagaattaaaatgttttaagatCCTATACACACAAAGAACCAAAGCATTAAAGTAtgcaaaaataagaattatttgcaaatctaataatatatatatattttatatttgttctgCACGCTTGTCTTACATTTGTTTCTcttatttgtgaaattatttaattgtgcgATTTtgtgaaagatatatataggTAGTGAATGTCTGAAGAACCAATTATGCAAATCCCTTtatgtatacaaaatacaCTCAGCGCAGAAACCGACTCCCACCTCACCCCCCATTCACACCTAACGAGGCGACAATATTTCGACAATATATTAGCTCTTCGAACTTTTGCATATTATCCTGAATGATCTTTAACTGCATTAGTGAGAAATGTACTGTCAGTTATTGCgtgtaaaaaaagttaacaaatgtattatatatgatcTCAGATTTATTGATCggcaatgttttttttttttttttttattgacggATCTTACTCGATAATTATTGATTCTTGAGTATTATGcgtttgacatattttttgacatatttatacacatttttcttgtaaaataaaagacacTAAATGAAATGTTCAGCATTGCGCGTTTTTCAGGCTTGGATCTTTTATgctaaaagattatatatacatttattatatttataaaagatataatatatatataaaataataattttctttcaaaaagaattataactattaaaaaaatcttagaaTCTTATTATTAGAGCCCGGATTTTCCGCCGGCCGACGTACCATTTCGAGTCGACCGTAGCGAGTTCCTCACAGCTCGCTTCACTTCGACCCGCTCGACGAGCGCGACATAGTGGGGAGAACTAGCTACGGTTGCTCGATTTGAGAACTTAAATCCGGGCTCtacttattatacatattaaaacttgtataaaatatattctacaatttgttttatataatcggttattttataaaatggtcAATTAATCTatcttgttaatatattataattattgaattttgtttgtaaaaatgtgaaaaacatgatcatttttattaatatgcataaatttgactttaaaatttatataaagtttatattttagacGCAGCTAAGTATGCCAAAAGATGTACCATTCCATAAGTTGTCCAATAAGgccaaaaggaaaaaaattattgctgaaGAGAATAAAATCAATTCGACTAATTCCTCAACTGACAATGATGAATCGCATATTcagcaactgcatacttttacTGATACTCATATCGAGCCATCAGATCATTTTAACAGCAAATCTTCATGCAATTCTATATGCAGCCAATCCgaacttttcaaaatttctgaTCATCACTCCGAACTTTCTGATAACTTTGATTCTCCATCATCTCTACATTCATCATCTAATTCTTCAAGTTTCTCTCAATCTGATAATAATACTCTTAACCCGCAATGGAAGGTTCTCAAATTTCTTTGTGGTTGGGCTTTAAAATACAACATAACACATGAAGCAGTTTCTAGCTTGTTAGCAGGTTTGAAAGAAAACCATGAGTGTTTTGTTGACAATGATGAGTCGAATACTAGATTTCCTATCGATGCTCGAACTTTGCTTAAAACgaatgtgaaattatttaagaaatttgttGAACCAGgatcttatatacatataggattaaaaaatcaattactGAAAATTGctcctaaatattttaaaaatgtttccacTTTTAAATTACTGATAAACATTGATGGTTTACCTCTATTTAAAAGTTCGAATGGTCAAGTATACCCCATTTTATGCACTGTCGTGTCCATACCTAAGTTGCGTAAATCAGTTATTCCTATTGGTATATATTATGGCGATGCGAAACCTCttgatttaaatatgtatttgcaagattttattaatgaaatcaaTGAACTTATAGAGCATGGTCTTAATGTTCGTAATCACACAGTATTTTTAGATGGTACCTATTTCGTTTGTGACGCACCAGCGAAAAGTTATATCATAGGAATTGTGTCGCACACAGGTTACAATTCCTGTACTAGATGCACTGTCCGCGGTGTTACCTCTAATAATCGACGTATCTTTATTGATTTGGAGTGTCCTTCTCGCACTTGCCAAGATTTTTTAGAACGGAGAGACTATGATTTTCGTCGTCGTAATACTccactaattaatattaccaATTTAGATTTCGTGCATCATTTTATTCTCGACTatttacatttgcaatgtCTTGGCGTAATGCGAACAATGCTAATGAATATGTGGTTCCAAGGATCTATACCTCAGAAACTTTCCGCTACACAAATCCGAATACTGTCGGATCATCTTGTTGAACTAAAACGCTACATTCCCGCAGACTTTGCAAGAAAGTGCAAAGAGCTGTACATCATTATGCGATGGAAAGCGACAGAATACAGATTATTCCTGTTGTATGTAGGTCCTGTTGtcttaaaaactattttaagcGATCAAAAATACACACACTTCATAGAATTTCATTGCGCgatgagaattttattaaattcaaatttatgcaAAGAACAACAATTTCGACAATTTgctagagatattttaaaacattttgttcaatcgactgaaatattatatgataaaagttttattacgcataattttcacaataacATACACATAGTTGACGATGCAGACTATTTTGTAGACAAATTAATAGATTTCAGTTTAGATACAATATCTGCATTTCCGttcgaaaattatatgcaaaatataaagcaaaaagtTAGAGGACGAAATAAACCACTTGAACAAATTGGTCGAAGAATTGGTGAAATCATGAAGTTTCAGTTAGATTATCCAATGCAAATCTCcgaaaataatgatgaattCCCAAAACTTTTTTCTCCACATAATACCGGTCCAGTATTATCAGGTTGCAAACGTCAGTATCGTGGTTGTGCtctttctttattcaaaataaaaaattatgttccgGATAATATCTGTGGCACTGCCGACGgtgtaattattcaagtggAAAATATAGCTTTTTCTGATCATTTACAAGTTCCAGTTGTCATCGGTAgggaatttattaacaaatgtgACTTTTATAAGGTACCTATCGAAAGTTCTCGAGTTGGTATATTTAAAGTTACACAGTTATCTAATCTGAAGATATGGCCATTGTCGCagattacaattaaatacGTACAGTTGCCATACAAATCTGCTAAAATCGTATTATCGATTTTACACTGTGACACTTCAATTGCATAGGATTACGTACTAGGTTTCTTTGTTTTCTGtctcaattttttcattttctatttctttttccgtTCTCTTTCTATTTGTTCTTCGtctcaattttttcattttttatttcttttctattatcatttattttttgtctacGGACTCGATTCAATTTTATGGGAATATGTCTTCATAAAAGTAAACATATCAGGTAAAGTAATTTAGTTATATACAAAGTGAGTgcatgaaaaattgtaatataaatgttcCAATATGCGAAGATGCaggcaaataataaaatataaaagaaaatacagtGAATCTTTGAAATACTGTTTTATGTATCTAGATCATTTTCGACTATTCaaacttgaagaaaaaaatatgtttttttaaagtagAATAACTCAGCGAAAAGTAGTCGCACATCGAgatacgtaaaaaatatttttaatcaaattggctgttaatttatgtattttatgaaaGTCAATATGCCACGAATTATAAATgacatcaataatttattgttataaaaattacatattattaatacaaacttttaataaataataaaatatcaaaaatattaatgtgtgatttacagaaattaatagaaagaAACTTTGAGGCACAATGAATGAACCGACgcaaacagaaaataattcttcaaaaCTTGACAATGATATGAAAAGTAATCAAGAAGTATCCAAAAAAAGCTatgatggaaaaaaaagttggGCCATTGTGGAATTTGAGTCAGACACAGAAGATGACCTCGAAGGATTTATAGACCTTGTTCCAACACTGTGGATTTCAAGTACGAATGCGCTATGTTGGTATCCCATGCACCAGCATAAAGCAACAATTGAGAAGTTAGCGAAGAAGTGCGTAGCAGTAGATACAAAATGGAAATGTTTTTCGATGAAAATGATTCAAGAAGGCATTGGTATGTACATGCAGATTCATTACAACTCttatgataataatgtatatcaatttcaaatttcattattttaaatttatgctgTTGCAGAAGACTACAATAAGGGTATGAAAATGCTCgttaaagtttcaaaaaatccaaatttgaATATACATTCAGATTTAGATGAAAAAGGAAAGGgcaaaagaatgaaaaagcCAAATAAACGATTCGATGATTTCGCTAATATTGCTGATGTTACTACAGATGCTGATTGTACATtagagaaaaaacaaaaaaacactAACATACTGCTTACGTATCCAAAACTGATCCCAAGCATACcagaattagattttaatcaaaataaggAGAATCAACGCCCAAAACGATCAAATTCCGTTCTTCCAAAACacgataaattgaaaataattaatttaaaggaAACAGATGTCGTTAAGCAGCTCTCTCTATCGAAGGAAACAGATTTTCTCTCCCATGTatctaataatgataaagtGCGGCAACTTCAGTGCATAGAAAATCGTCCTGATTCTCTAAACAGACCTATGGAAATTATTACTCATCTTTCTCATACTGCTGATCATCGCAATCGAAATGCACCTTATTCAAGCCACCAGGGATGTAAGATGCCTTCAAAAATGATGCATAAATGTGCCTATGGGAGTGACGGAAAGATTACACTAGAATCACTCGCAGATGCAGTATGCTTTTTCAACagtaagtttatattttagatattttatttatctacttTTGCAACCAAATTTGTCTGCATCCAAGTTAGcttcttttgttattttttataccttgaaattttgtctaattttttattattattgatactaCCTATTCTTcggaaaaacattttgaataaatgttgttttttttttattttatcacgtTATTGTGACATTGATATTCTATTCAAAAACGGATAAATTTACCATCGATGtctccaattttattttaaatttcagagaatgtgaaatcatattttaagaaatacctaaaaacaaaattttaattttttttattaaaatttcaaattttgacgtaaaaacacaatatttaaagaaaagtaagaagtttttacaatttgctttaaatatttacagtgctcataaaattttagtttttggtaaatttacaaaaaaaatattgtccaGAATGACATTATGATAACcatcattatatatatgtataaagtaatttttttaatgactgCTATCACAATAAGAAAGTGTTGATTTTTTCTAGAGTTTTTGagcaactttttttgtttgaaaatttacgaaatattaaaaaaatgcttataactttagttttatatatcatcattatattctataaaaatacagtatatgtataattactGACATAATGTGTCtgtaagatatataaaaaatttaatttttttcaaaattttagcTTTTGGGCAGATTGTAAAAAAGTcgctttttcaaaattattagttaaataaaaattttgccaatttttttttaactgtagtgcaaataaaaaatagaattttttttattttttcaaaatttagcTTTACCTAGtaaataaactaaaacaatattaaaatttaaaaaacgctTAACAatctttcagatttttttcatcaaaatttcgaaattttgtcaatcttcaaaatataaaaaagaagtcAGAGATCTCGATGGTCAATGTCCATTTTGGTGtagaatatcttatttatatgttatataaatgaatatattttttttacaatattttaggCGAATCTTGATGTGTGTAGTTCATTCCATTTCCTTCACATAATTCCTTCACAttcctttaaatattttcttacgaatttaaaattataagagcCGTTTTATTTTTCCCATCAGATGAATTATCGTCATGTAAGATAACGTTGAAAAAAATGGACCGAACTATTGATAGTTTTATGGAGTTAGAATCAACGAAACCTTTGTCGGAAAAGTCTAATACAACAAATACTATAAGTTTGTTAAGTGATTTTCCACTCTCGACAATGGACGAACTTAAggcaattgaaaaaaagataaaacatgATGCTACTTTCCGTTCCCAATTGGtaagattttctttattaGTATGTTCTatacttatttctttatatttattatattattatttagattatattatttagatagATCCATTCTATCAAgttttattggaataaaagcattcaaaaatgcatataaaaattcatctaaagttcatttaatttatattataaattgatataaaacaaagtaaataaatcaattacaaACAAAGTAAATGATTgttacagaataaaaatttacttcaatTTTAACTAAGATAAAGGGCTggtaaagataaataaaaaaaaaaaacttaaaattaatatagataaaatactcataaattatgaaattttgcttaagccgtttttatattttatgacaatatgtttttaataattacatgtgCGCGTGGTggtttataacatttttctggGCCAATTGTACAAAAATCTACGCTTTTAAACAAGACATTTTTTCCAAacgttttatttcaattttttctccatttttaccaaaacaattttctatacattaaaaaaaaacaattttatcttttaaacaatataaagtataataataataaaaccttgttaatttttaaagaactttTGGAGAATTTAGTTTCGATagtgaataaacaaaaaaataaagtaaaaatttaaaaaatacaagtttttatttttttgtgaaattttggaattttgatgataaaattgcgaagaaaatgttagGCATAATATACTTTCAgcctttaaaatataaaaaagtcaaaGACCTCTATGGTAAATATGTTGTCCGTTTTAGCGTGAAAAATCccatacatttttatacaatttcacgtaatttcaatcaatttccaTTTAGATTGAGGCTCTGCATATAACAGCTGAGGGTGACAGCATTCAAAAAAGAGTCAACTCCATGTTACGAATagtatttaatgataatgcgGCTAGCTTATTTAATTGGAAGGGTCAGCGAGGAGTCAAACAAAAATTGCAAGGACGACGAATTAGCAAACTAATGATAggtaaattaacattatattattttatgttattttaaaataacatgcatttttaatatacataacgtttttatggaatattgatttatttatagaaacaaTGATCAAAACATTTCCGAAAATGACGGAAAGTATATTCGGTAGAAAAGCCGGACCATGGTTGGCTCAAGCCAGCTTTCGCttagagaagaaaaataagtgagtactaaaattgtttttattgtatacGTAATCGATTATTcccatttattatatattatatatgtatttgtctTTTTTATCGTTATAGACGTAATAATACTAGTAATGAGAAGGAGAATGAGAAAGAACCTGATATAAGCAGTGGTGAAGAAACCAGTGTTGCCAGTAGTGATGCTTCAAAAACCGATAATTAacgaattattgttttttcttcagattttacttatttaaaaaaaatttggtttgCTTAAAATGTGATTATCTGAAAAGATTacgtttttacataaattaaaaattgttctaaAGATTactaataatgttaattttcttataattatagtagtttaaaaaaatttcgtttgtttaaagtatatagtttgaaaaatgtatgtgcagttaacatattaaaagcataagatataaataaaacatttgacatattattatgtattattactctttttttactatttaaatatttcaacctacttattcatttaatatttttttatttataattattatactagtATTTTGTACACAATATTTCTCGTCGGGACTTGATGAACTGCAGATATCGCTGTTTTAtaagaagattttataaaaatataattattgttagacAAATaacgacaaattaaaaaaagtttttaacattaaattaaacattttttaacacacacacacacacacataaaatacgtcaattttacatttaaaaaatattttttaacatatataaaagtttatttaatgttcaaaacacattattttaatatatatacaaaacatttattttatatttgcaacacgttattaaaatatacaaaaaacatttttttaacatatacaaaagtttatataatgtttaaaacacgttattttaatatatacaaaacgtttatttcatgtttaaaatgcattattttaatattttaaaaacattttttttaatatatataaaaatttatttaatgtttaaaacatatgttattttaatatatacaaaacgtttatttcatgtttaaaatgtgttatttcaatatttaaaaaacattttttaacatataaaattcgtttattaaatgttaaaataaatattttttaaatgaaaaaaaaaggatctatctcattaattttaacattttttaaacatttttttatcattgtaaaaaatgtttttaaaatgtttaaaaaatatgtttttgctATATGGgttaatacaaattgcgaTTAAATACATAGGGCCTAAGCAGAATggcttataattttaagacaGCCTTAAGTCTTTGTCTCGAAGTGACGCACAATACTGTCTTGTGTCTCGAGTCTTAAACGTATATACACCGTGTCACGCTGCAAAAAGTACGTGTGataaacgaatatatataaaaaagaactatatatatacacaactactaataaaaggtaaatatttcataaacatttataatataatatatttaaatctgttaaatatgtaataacaattttatgcatttcaatgtatttcaataaatgaataataacctaacctaacttttttataaaaagtatttattaaaggTTATACTTAttcataaatcaaatttttgatctaatattatatgtctaaatctaattatatgtatatataattattttatatgtaatctaaattattttgttattaaaattatataactattttttttctaaaagtttaACAAGACATTTTATGCTTTaacttaacaaattaaaattagaacatactgttatattttttttatttgatataaattttgattaatataattataggaATAAATATGTGTACAGCACGCGCGCTTTCCTCCCCCCCACACACACAatcataatgttaaaattaaatcttttacagaaaaatttctagtgcaaaataatgcaaagaaagaaacaatttttattgattgttttattttggatgtttatatacaaattaaaacgcaaaaaaagaCATGTAAAGTATGAAAGAAAATGGCATGTAAGACCTATAAATCAATTAAGGTACAAATACGGAGATTATAAAACACTTTTTCaagatttgaaaaaagatgaagatttattttttttaaactttaaaccACATATAATGGAAGGCTCCATATGTTTaacaaacgataaataatgaaaatggcgataagagccgttgctCTTATCGCCATGCTCAGGATGttcgtgctaaatttttaatttttcttaaagaaattagtaaattagtctacaagagacagttaaattgtacaccgatctcaattcgagatacttaaagtgtacgaaaattttaaagtacattgttctcatatatcgagaaactttaatgtacgtataggaattattgtaaagaaaggaagagagaaaaaatatcagggcgcgagtggctaagtatctcgaattgagatcggtgtacaatttaactgtctcttgtagactaatttactaatttctttaaaaaaaattaaaaatttagcacgaacatcctgcaacggctcttatcgccattttcattatttatcgtttgttAAACATATGGAGCCTTCCATTATATGtggtttaaagttttaaatcacgcgggcattatgacgcgtttatgtcctacagcagcgctcggaattagttgcacatttcgagccgatttccgagacgacgcctcctgttcccccactaccgcccggctgctggcggccgagccgccgatagctctggcgcaggagcgttttatataagaaataagctgggttgttgaggtacctttcagaaaatagtaatattttctttattacataaataatgtttattttcattaataattaaatatatatattatgtattaataaaaataaacattatttatgtaatgaagaaaatgttacgatttcctgaaagatgcctaaacaatccagcctatttctaatataaaacgctcctgagccagagctatcggcggctcgggctccagcggccgggcggtagtgggggaacaggaggcgtcgtctcggaaatcggcccgaaatgtgcaactaattccgagcgctgtcCTACAGCATTGTTGATTTCCTAATCTaggagagataaatgttagaagcgtggggtctgagtagtttaatggtcagaacattcgcccggcaagcgaaagacccgggttcaattcccggcttagccactcgcgccctgatattttttctctcttcctttctttacaataattcctatacgtacattaaagtttctcgatatatgagaacaatgtactttaaaattttcgtacactttaagtatctcgaattgagatcggtgtacaatttaactgtctcttgtagactaatttactaatttctttaagaaaaattaaaaatttagcacgaacatcctgcaacggctcttatcgccattttcattatttatcatttatttttttgttatacaaGAATGACTTTACcaatatttaacaaactaCTTCAATTAACTGAAccttatttaacaaaaaaccACTATCGAGCACTTCCTGCAGAACAAAGACTATTAATAGTGTTAAGGtagtttaacaatttttgtacttgaactttaattttttatttcaaaacaattaaatacaaattttattaaggtAACAAAAATAGGGTCTAAAtaggtattaaaaaattatcttagaCTAGttacgtataaattaaaatagtatttattactTGTACATACTTCTTGTCAAATAGGAAAGATGTAGattttaa
The window above is part of the Linepithema humile isolate Giens D197 chromosome 8, Lhum_UNIL_v1.0, whole genome shotgun sequence genome. Proteins encoded here:
- the LOC137001615 gene encoding uncharacterized protein; its protein translation is MNEPTQTENNSSKLDNDMKSNQEVSKKSYDGKKSWAIVEFESDTEDDLEGFIDLVPTLWISSTNALCWYPMHQHKATIEKLAKKCVAVDTKWKCFSMKMIQEGIEDYNKGMKMLVKVSKNPNLNIHSDLDEKGKGKRMKKPNKRFDDFANIADVTTDADCTLEKKQKNTNILLTYPKLIPSIPELDFNQNKENQRPKRSNSVLPKHDKLKIINLKETDVVKQLSLSKETDFLSHVSNNDKVRQLQCIENRPDSLNRPMEIITHLSHTADHRNRNAPYSSHQGCKMPSKMMHKCAYGSDGKITLESLADAVCFFNNELSSCKITLKKMDRTIDSFMELESTKPLSEKSNTTNTISLLSDFPLSTMDELKAIEKKIKHDATFRSQLIEALHITAEGDSIQKRVNSMLRIVFNDNAASLFNWKGQRGVKQKLQGRRISKLMIGKLTLYYFMLF